A genomic window from Onychostoma macrolepis isolate SWU-2019 chromosome 22, ASM1243209v1, whole genome shotgun sequence includes:
- the LOC131529813 gene encoding galactose-specific lectin nattectin-like, which produces MAMLRSLLLLFVVFSMGKAGVKKCPYGWTNFGVRCYKFFSQTVNWVTAERNCLSLDANLASVHSKIEQDFLLSLLPSPSTRCWFGTHDGNHKGQWLWTDGTPYDYTNWGPSQPSGGTENCGEFNFNPNLWNDQTCANTQAYVCAKDL; this is translated from the exons atGGCAATGCTGAGAAGTCTTCTGCTTCTTTTCGTTGTGTTCTCCATGGGGAAGGCAGGAG ttaaaaaatgcCCCTATGGATGGACAAATTTTGGAGTCCGATGCTACAAGTTCTTCTCTCAGACGGTCAACTGGGTCACAGCAGAG AGGAACTGCCTAAGTCTGGATGCAAATCTTGCATCTGTACATAGTAAAATAGAACAAGATTTTCTTCTGAGTCTGTTGCCGTCGCCTTCCACACGTTGTTGGTTTGGTACTCACGATGGTAACCAT AAAGGACAATGGTTGTGGACTGACGGAACTCCATATGACTACACTAACTGGGGCCCTTCACAACCTTCTGGTGGTACTGAGAACTGCGGGGAGTTCAACTTCAACC CTAACCTTTGGAACGATCAAACCTGTGCAAACACGCAGGCTTATGTTTGTGCTAAAGACCTGTGA
- the LOC131531014 gene encoding LOW QUALITY PROTEIN: abnormal spindle-like microcephaly-associated protein homolog (The sequence of the model RefSeq protein was modified relative to this genomic sequence to represent the inferred CDS: inserted 1 base in 1 codon), with the protein MGLTAKSFSQAAEFILAAALRRQNQLGPKVSEFRHPKVSHLYRDGHEEALSRFTLKKLILLVCFLDKAKESRLIEHDPCLFCMDAEFKSSKDLLLVFSRDFLSGEGILSRHLGHLGLAVSHVQTPLDEFNFAVKNLAVDLRCGIRLVRVMELFTLDWTLSRKLRIPAISRLQKVHNVDVALQVLKDKGVDLKDEYGANIDSRDIVDGHREKTLNLLWKIIFAFQVEVLLDENQLKEEISFLRKTWRTKQKLASLMANNGVALTRMKSRQAFEHPSXKVTLLMDWVNAVCEFYNIKVENFTVSFSDGRILCYLIHHYHPGHLPAEEIQQRTTQTIECGHRGRVELNNSSTDSDCSFENLPTKQTESPLVDFRELLENERSNFKLVNTAVSYLGGVPAMINPEDMSNTIPNEKVVTCYLSFLCARLLDLRNETRAARVIQGAWRRYKLQKDIELIQQRNLAATKIQALVRKFILRRRMIRQSKAAIVIQTFWRGYVALEKLRVLKKEKQFALQNAAATVIQKTYKAWRIQSLLKKNHAASVIQAAFQKWHAKKLRGRNAAALCIQAWYRMQRCKTQYLDMKSKAVCVQAWFRGHLQRCKFQTLKKRHDASIVIQSAFRAYLVRQHASKMKQNAVAIQRWFRACMLRKAEQKRYFKIKSAVLALQAAFRGWKVRRSVAQRHQAALMIQTAFRQFMAQRHYLCLKRSAIVLQQRYRAKVLGDKLRQECMALKLASVTIQAIWRGRAERKKISQLHRFARIIQSNYRRYAAQTLFLEMKQAAVVIQRNYRAFRDGRKVYAEYTEIKRAAIVLQSAYRGKRARQELQKKNKAATLIQSVKKAHRCRQRFLALKRAAIFVQQHHQALALGRLERSHYIHLRHATLTLQAIYRGSKVRQNLRREHQAATIIQAQFRMHKVRAAFLAAKCAAIIIQQQYRAYRVGKCMRATYLQTKNAAVVIQSAFRGMKVRNYLRKSHQAATVIQAHFRGHSQLKKYQRQQWAASILQQRFRAMMTKNAVMKRYAAMKTAAICIQSAFRGMMVRKQIAERHKSAKMIQKTYRAFKQRRDYLALRNATIRIQEQFRAIISARQQRKRFCSLRAAAITLQSMYRGMRVRKEIDRKHEAAAVIQAMYKMYRTRVPFQAMKLAALVIQRQYRCHLLRKEARENFLKLRRSATAIQAIYRGNHTRRDIARMNFAATVIQRKYFTYKQRKHFLSIRAAVEFCQQHYRAVLVARCDRRDYFAKRQAVVAIQATFRGMQVRRQIRREHEAATIIQSHVRKHILKLHFQRLRWAVCTVQQRFRANKMMKREMVALQEQKSAALILQAAHRGMKSRQTLKQMHQAATTVQATFRAHSARKRYLAMKCAAIVIQQRYRATNVAKQQRKHFLEMCQGALVVQACYRGLKVRRKLLQQRQAAVLIQSCFRRHKEMVKYQAMRLSAIIIQSYYRSNIQARADRESYLRLRKSAIVIQAAYRGHSLRMQLAEKQEASIIIQAGFRMYQQRSAFKRQLWAARVLQQRFRALKLRGEQMRRYQQVRNAAVCLQKSFRGMKGRELARRTKATRTIQSYLRMAVQRQRFLKEKAAAITIQSAYRGLCARVQHARMQASATLIQKWYRSCKLVQKDRNGFVALKQATLILQSALRGMLMRRLAKRRLAAIKIQSVMRMHVHRKHYVTLRSSVLKLQAHYRMFVDQRRYRRLQAATIILQKHYRAHRATVEQRSIYLKTLQHIKILQARVRGHIEYRGFQRLRASAITIQAHYRGMIERRRFQHLKESVLVLQKHYRAFRLCQRGRAQFLQLRKSAVVIQTAFRAYQTRQHAVRAQAAQKIQAWFRGRMARRNYILKQAAIATISRCIQARRQRSSLTKQITAAVKIQSAFRGFSQRRRYHQQRDAAIILQRRFRFLRLARIKEENLRRRHYAAVYLQALWRGWLARQQMKEMACAARRHRFTAAVYHHLCAIRIQRAVRAHWALESAKRKISSVLYIQQCFRAKLQRKRYLKDREDIIKTQRAVRTWLHHRSKAAATIQHAVRKLLLRRRKERLQCGIIKAQALWRGHRSRKHHDTSKVISMRRRLREVNRGVKEEDKLCNKTTTALSYLLGLQNYAYILAALKHLETATRLSPECCERLVESRATHTIFTLIRSCNRSVPSMEIITLSIQVLLNLSKYNRTIDAVYDVDNSVETLLDLLQIYREKAGDKVAEKGGNIFTKACFLLVLLVQDERRAMEVRNLPKVSDRIRSIYRLTLRKCKMDAERNKVKQKMNASLNGSFLLQATPRKSKPVARFAPDWVLRRDKLKDIVDPLRAIQMLANALAIVP; encoded by the exons atGGGATTAACCGCCAAATCTTTCTCTCAGGCGGCGGAGTTCATTCTAGCAGCGGCCCTCCGGCGACAAAACCAGCTCGGGCCGAAG GTGAGCGAGTTCAGACACCCTAAAGTGTCCCATTTGTACAGAGATG GCCACGAGGAGGCACTCTCTCGCTTCACTCTAAAGAAACTAATTCTGCTGGTCTGCTTTCTGGATAAAGCCAAAGAGTCTAGACTGATCGAACATGATCCTTGTTTGTTCTGCATGGATGCTGAATTTAAG tcaagcaaagaTCTGCTACTGGTGTTTTCTCGGGACTTCCTCAGCGGTGAAGGCATTTTGTCACGGCACCTCGGCCACTTGGGCCTAGCAGTATCCCATGTTCAGACTCCTCTGGATGAGTTCAACTTTGCTGTGAAGAATCTTGCTGTTGATTTGAGATGTGGCATTCGTTTGGT ACGGGTCATGGAGCTCTTCACTCTAGACTGGACTTTGTCTAGAAAGCTGCGGATACCTGCTATTAGCCGCCTGCAGAAAGTGCACAATGTTGATGTTGCACTACAGGTTCTGAAAGACAAAGGTGTTGACCTTAAAGATGAGTACG GAGCGAACATTGACTCCAGAGACATTGTGGATGGACACAGGGAAAAGACCCTAAACCTTCTGTGGAAAATCATATTTGCCTTTCAG GTGGAAGTGCTACTTGATGAGAATCAACTCAAAGAGGAAATCAGTTTCCTCAGGAAAACATGGAGGACTAAACAGAAGCTGGCCTCATTAATGGCTAACAATGGGGTTGCATTGACGAGGATGAAGTCAAGACAAGCATTTGAACATCCCA CAAAAGTGACACTGCTCATGGACTGGGTCAATGCTGTTTGTGAATTCTACAACATAAAG GTTGAAAATTTCACGGTGTCATTCTCAGATGGTCGTATCCTGTGCTACCTCATTCATCATTACCATCCTGGTCATCTCCCTGCAGAAGAGATTCAACAGAGAACAACGCAGACCATTGAATGTGGCCATCGTGGCAGAGTGGAGCTCAATAACTCCTCGACTGACTCGGACTGCTCTTTTGAAAATTTGCCCACAAAACAAACTG AATCCCCTTTAGTGGACTTCAGAGAGCTACTTGAGAATGAGAGAAGTAACTTTAAGTTGGTGAACACTGCTGTGTCTTATCTGGGAGGGGTGCCTGCTATGATAAATCCAGAGGATATGTCCAACACTATCCCAAATGAAAAg gTTGTCACATGCTACCTCTCCTTCCTCTGTGCCCGTCTTTTGGATCTCCGCAATGAAACGAGAGCAGCCCGAGTAATCCAGGGTGCATGGCGGAGATACAAGTTACAGAAGGACATTGAGCTTATTCAG CAAAGGAACCTGGCTGCTACTAAAATTCAAGCTCTTGTGCGGAAGTTCATCTTGAGAAGAAGAATGATCAGACAGAGTAAGGCAGCCATCGTGATCCAAACATTCTGGAGAGGATACGTTGCACTGGAAAAGTTGAGAGTGCTGAAAAAAGAGAAACAGTTTGCTCTTCAAAATGCAGCTGCAACTGTAATTCAG aaaacataCAAAGCTTGGAGGATTCAAAGTCTCCTAAAGAAAAACCATGCTGCCTCTGTAATCCAAGCAGCTTTCCAGAAGTGGCACGCAAAGAAGTTGAGGGGAAGAAATGCTGCAGCGTTGTGCATTCAAGCATGGTACAGAATGCAGCGTTGTAAAACCCAGTACCTAGATATGAAAAGCAAAGCAGTTTGTGTTCAAGCATGGTTTAGAGGTCACCTTCAAAGATGCAAGTTCCAGACTTTAAAGAAAAGGCATGATGCTTCAATTGTCATTCAGAGTGCATTCAGGGCCTACCTCGTCAGACAACACGCATCTAAAATGAAGCAAAATGCAGTCGCGATTCAGAGGTGGTTTCGAGCATGCATGCTAAGGAAAGCAGAACAGAAGAGATACTTCAAGATTAAATCAGCAGTTCTTGCTCTGCAAGCAGCTTTCCGTGGCTGGAAGGTCCGACGATCTGTGGCTCAGCGCCACCAAGCTGCACTTATGATTCAAACTGCTTTCAGGCAGTTTATGGCTCAAAGGCactatttatgtttaaaaagaTCAGCCATTGTTCTGCAACAGAGATACAGAGCAAAAGTACTTGGAGACAAATTACGACAAGAGTGTATGGCTCTTAAACTCGCTTCGGTGACGATTCAAGCAATTTGGCGAGGACGAGCTGAGAGGAAGAAGATCAGTCAACTCCACAGATTTGCCAGAATCATTCAGTCAAACTACCGTAGATATGCAGCACAGACACTGTTTTTGGAAATGAAACAGGCTGCTGTAGTCATTCAAAGAAACTACAGAGCCTTCAGAGATGGACGGAAGGTGTATGCAGAATACACAGAAATTAAAAGAGCGGCAATTGTGCTACAGAGTGCTTATCGTGGCAAGAGAGCAAGACAAGAACTgcagaagaaaaacaaagcagcaactTTGATTCAGTCTGTGAAAAAAGCACATAGGTGCCGTCAGAGGTTTTTAGCTCTAAAACGTGCTGCTATTTTCGTCCAGCAACACCATCAGGCTTTAGCACTTGGACGGCTGGAAAGAAGCCATTACATCCATTTGAGGCACGCAACTCTAACTCTACAGGCCATATATCGGGGTTCCAAAGTGAGGCAAAATCTGAGACGAGAGCATCAAGCTGCTACTATCATTCAAGCTCAATTCCGAATGCATAAGGTACGCGCTGCCTTTCTTGCTGCAAAGTGTGCAGCTATCATCATACAGCAGCAATACAGAGCCTATAGAGTTGGCAAATGCATGCGAGCTACTTACTTGCAAACTAAAAATGCTGCTGTAGTTATTCAGTCAGCGTTCAGGGGAATGAAAGTTCGCAACTACTTGAGAAAATCTCATCAAGCTGCAACAGTGATTCAGGCACATTTCCGTGGACATTCCCAACTCAAGAAGTACCAAAGACAACAGTGGGCCGCATCCATTTTACAGCAGCGATTCAGGGCAATGATGACTAAAAATGCTGTCATGAAGAGATATGCAGCCATGAAAACTGCTGCCATATGTATCCAGTCAGCTTTCCGTGGAATGATGGTGAGAAAGCAGATTGCAGAAAGgcataaatctgcaaaaatgatccagaagacataTAGAGCATTCAAGCAACGCCGTGATTACCTTGCTCTCAGAAATGCCACTATTCGTATTCAGGAACAGTTCAGAGCAATTATAAGTGCAAGGCAGCAACGTAAAAGGTTTTGCTCCTTGAGAGCAGCCGCCATCACTTTGCAGTCTATGTACCGAgggatgagggtaaggaaagAAATCGATAGAAAGCATGAAGCGGCTGCTGTGATTCAGGCAATGTACAAAATGTACAGAACTCGAGTGCCATTCCAAGCTATGAAACTGGCTGCATTGGTCATACAGAGGCAATACAGGTGCCATCTACTGAGAAAAGAGGCGAGAGAGAACTTTTTGAAGCTACGGCGTAGTGCAACTGCAATTCAGGCAATTTACAGAGGAAACCATACACGCCGTGACATTGCTAGAATGAATTTTGCAGCCACAGTCATTCAACGGAAGTACTTTACCTACAAACAAAGAAAGCACTTTTTGTCCATCAGAGCTGCTGTTGAATTCTGTCAACAACACTATCGTGCCGTTTTGGTAGCAAGGTGCGATCGGAGAGATTATTTTGCCAAACGCCAAGCTGTTGTTGCAATCCAAGCAACTTTCAGAGGAATGCAGGTCCGTCGACAGATCCGAAGAGAGCATGAAGCTGCAACAATCATTCAGTCCCATGTGAGAAAGCACATCCTCAAGTTGCACTTCCAGCGACTTCGGTGGGCAGTCTGTACTGTTCAGCAGCGTTTCAGAGCTAACAAAATGATGAAACGAGAGATGGTAGCACTGCAAGAACAGAAGAGTGCTGCCTTGATTCTGCAAGCAGCCCATCGTGGCATGAAGTCCAGACAGACTTTGAAGCAAATGCATCAGGCTGCCACCACTGTTCAGGCAACTTTCAGAGCTCACAGTGCTCGTAAACGGTATTTAGCCATGAAATGCGCTGCCATTGTCATTCAGCAAAGGTACCGTGCCACAAATGTAGCGAAACAGCAGAGAAAACATTTTCTTGAAATGTGCCAAGGTGCACTTGTTGTTCAGGCATGTTATAGAGGTCTTAAAGTTAGAAGGAAACTACTACAACAGCGTCAAGCAGCTGTCTTGATTCAGTCTTGTTTTAGGAGACACAAAGAGATGGTTAAGTACCAGGCCATGAGGTTGTCAGCTATTATTATTCAGAGCTATTACAGGTCAAACATCCAGGCTAGAGCAGATCGTGAGAGCTATCTACGTTTAAGAAAGTCAGCCATTGTCATTCAAGCAGCTTATCGGGGACACTCTCTAAGGATGCAATTGGCAGAAAAGCAAGAAGCATCCATCATCATACAGGCTGGTTTCCGGATGTACCAGCAGAGGTCAGCATttaagagacagctctgggcaGCCAGGGTTCTCCAGCAGAGGTTTAGAGCCCTGAAACTTCGAGGCGAGCAGATGCGTAGATACCAGCAGGTAAGAAATGCTGCTGTATGCCTGCAGAAATCTTTCAGAGGGATGAAGGGGAGAGAATTGGCCAGACGAACCAAGGCCACAAGAACCATCCAATCCTACCTAAGGATGGCTGTCCAACGGCAGCGTTTCTTGAAAGAAAAAGCTGCAGCAATCACGATTCAGTCTGCGTACAGAGGCCTTTGCGCCAGAGTTCAGCATGCCAGGATGCAAGCAAGCGCAACACTCATCCAAAAGTGGTACAGATCATGTAAACTGGTCCAGAAAGATCGGAATGGTTTTGTTGCTCTTAAGCAAGCTACACTTATCTTGCAATCTGCATTGCGTggaatgctaatgaggaggctTGCAAAGCGAAGGCTGGCTGCAATCAAGATTCAGTCTGTTATGCGCATGCATGTACACCGCAAGCACTACGTGACGCTCCGCTCAAGTGTCCTGAAGTTGCAAGCTCATTACAGAATGTTTGTGGACCAGAGAAGATACCGCAGGTTGCAGGCTGCAACTATTATTCTCCAAAAGCATTACAGAGCTCATAGGGCAACAGTGGAGCAGAGGAGCATTTATCTGAAGACACTCCAGCACATAAAGATCCTTCAGGCCAGAGTGCGTGGACACATTGAGTACAGAGGATTTCAGAGATTGCGTGCGAGTGCCATCACAATTCAG GCACATTATCGCGGGATGATTGAAAGACGCAGGTTTCAGCATCTCAAGGAATCGGTTTTGGTTTTACAGAAGCATTACAGAGCTTTCCGCCTCTGCCAGAGAGGGCGTGCACAGTTTCTTCAACTGCGAAAATCAGCTGTTGTGATACAA ACAGCATTTCGGGCTTATCAAACAAGACAACATGCTGTGCGAGCACAGGCTGCCCAGAAAATACAGGCCTGGTTCCGAGGACGCATGGCTAGAcgaaactacattttaaaacaagctgCTATTGCAACCATTAGTCGGTGTATTCAAGCAAGACGCCAACGTTCAAG TCTAACTAAA CAAATAACAGCTGCTGTGAAGATACAGTCAGCTTTCCGAGGCTTTAGCCAAAGACGTCGATATCACCAACAGAGAGATGCTGCCATAATTCTACAGCGCCGTTTCAGATTTTTACGGCTGGCCAGAATTAAAGAAGAAAATCTAAGACGACGACACTATGCCGCTGTCTATCTTCAGGCTTTGTGGCGTGGTTGGCTTGCAAGACAACAG ATGAAAGAAATGGCTTGTGCTGCAAGACGCCACCGTTTCACAGCTGCGGTTTACCATCATCTCTGTGCAATAAGGATTCAGAGAGCTGTGCGAGCACACTGGGCTCTTGAATCCGCCAAGAGGAAGATCTCTTCGGTCCTATACATCCAG CAATGTTTTAGGGCAAAGCTGCAAAGAAAGAGATACCTTAAAGACAGAGAAGACATCATCAAGACCCAGAGAGCAGTGAGAACTTGGTTACATCATCGCAGCAAAGCTGCTGCTACTATCCAGCACGCAGTTAGGAAGCTCCTTCTGAGACGCCGGAAGGAGAGGCTACAATGTGGAATAATAAAGGCACAG GCACTCTGGAGGGGTCATCGTTCAAGAAAACATCATGACACAAGCAAAGTTATTTCCATGAGGCGCCGTCTCAGGGAAGTAAATCGAGGGGTGAAGGAAGAGGACAAGCTTTGTAACAAGACTACAACAGCACTAAGCTACCTGCTTGGACTTCAAAATTATGCTTACATTCTTGCAGCCTTGAAACATTTGG AAACTGCCACAAGACTTTCTCCAGAGTGCTGTGAACGTCTTGTTGAAAGCAGAGCAACACACACCATCTTCACTCTGATAAGGAGCTGCAACAGAAGTGTGCCTTCAATGGAGATCATCACATTATCCATCCAAGTTCTTCTCAACTTATCAAAG tacaACAGAACCATTGATGCAGTTTATGATGTGGACAACTCTGTAGAAACCCTCCTAGATCTTCTGCAGATCTACCGGGAGAAGGCTGGAGATAAGGTTGCAGAAAAAGGTGGCAACATCTTTACCAAGGCTTGTTTTCTCTTGGTCCTCTTAGTCCAGGATGAAAGGAGAGCAATG GAGGTTCGAAACCTTCCAAAGGTTTCAGATCGCATTCGCAGCATCTACCGACTTACACTTCGAAAGTGCAAGATGGATGCTGAGAGAAACAAAGTCAAGCAGAAAATGAACGCCTCTCTCAATGGAAGCTTCCTCCTCCAAGCCACCCCTCGAAAATCAAAACCTGTGGCCAG GTTTGCTCCCGACTGGGTTCTACGGCGTGACAAATTAAAGGACATCGTGGATCCTCTTCGTGCCATTCAGATGCTGGCAAACGCTCTGGCTATTGTGCCTTGA